AGGCTCCCTTTTCAGCTTCAAAGTGCCCTGCCGTATCTACAACTGACACAGGAATCCAAGTATAATAAGAAAATGAAGCTTCTGAGATACATACATGTCACAACTTAATCTCTTCCATTTGGCATTAACGAGAGGTAGTGGCAGAAATGCGGGCCTGACTGCTCCTTGGTGGAGGGTGATCCTGCTGGGTGGCAGGGAGGCCCAACGCAAGCTTAGCCTGAGGTTAAGCCgcctctgcagttttctgaagACAAGCACCTGGAGGGACCCCTGGGGAGGCAGACAGACTATGGGTGCGCCTTCCCACACAGCAGCCAAGTGCAAAACGACCGGGCTAGATCTCCTGTGGTTTATGACAAGAATGTTAACAGAATGGCAGGATCAATCCTTATGGTTCAAACCTTTTAAAAACTGGAGTCTCTTTAGACATCACTAAAGCTTCTCATCTACTAGCTTATTAATTAGGGAACATAGAAAACACATGTTTATTAtatgcttactgtgtgccaggcacagagaAAGGCTGACTAAGAAGAGGGTCTATGCTCAAGGAACTCACCATCTTGCCGAGAGGCGTGTGATATATAAGCTATGATGCAGCACACATGAAGAGCACCAAAAAGGGGAGATGAGGTTCTCACCTAATTTCTATCAGGGGCGGAAGAAGAATGATGTTCACTGAAGTAACTTAATCTGTTTCAATGTAGAACTACTCTTGAGGGTTTAGAACAATCTAAAACCTGCaggaggttttttttgttttatgttatatttcttcctggcttcTAGGAACAGaggtaaataaatacaataaaacacaaaaattgtCAGGCTTTATACAGAGTACACACCAGAAGGCATTTTCTTCGGTATAAAGCGATCACCGACTCCTTTACGCCCCGCTGGGGCCCCTTCATCAGCAGAGTGGCATTACTTTGGTAGGCATACACCAGGTAGGAAAGCGCTTCTTGGTACCTGAGAAAGTTATCGATGAAAAACAGCTCAGTGCTCCTTTCCCAAACCCAGGGCTTAGTCCCCATCACTCTCTAATACAAGAATGGAACTGGCTACAGGGATGGAAAAGTCTTAAGCATGGAGGCAGCATGGTGCAGGTGGAAAAGAGGGCCAAAGACCACAGCCAGCCTCAGCTCCTCTGCAAACTGGCCGAGAAGCTCAAGGCTAATCATGGCACTTCCCTGGACTTCTGTTTCTCCCAACTCTACAACAAGGAAGTGGACGAGAGGCTCACTACGGTCCACACTGActctaaaattcattttctgagttcattttcatttatcacGAAGAAAATTGGCCATTATATCTCTCAACCAAGAAATCTATCATTATATAAAAGATGAAGATACATGTTTGATGTTCAGTGCAAACGTGAAGCAGAACACTGAAAAAGGTAGAGACACGGTGGGGGTGTGGAAGGGGCTGTGGTCCTTAGAGTTCCTGGTGGGCATCCACAACCAGTACGCTCGGCAACATGAGTCGCCACTTACTTTCCTTTCTGATAGAGTTCCAGGCCTGTCAGCAGATACACAGACACCTTTCGAAACAAACTGTAATCTTCATGCCACTTCTGAAAAGGAATGACAGCCATTCATGATTCTGACCAAAACTACTTCTACCCTTTTCCCCACAGCAAGTTTCAAACTCAGTACTAATACTTACGGAGCTCATATGGCCCAGCACAaaaacaggagacacaaaagctTTCAGATAATAAAGTACTGgacatttatgataaaagtctACCGCTGACCTTAATTTTCCATGTCCTGTTCCTGCCGCCGAGCAACAGAAATATTCACTTCACATGAGCTTTAGAATTTCGGATCTTAACTTCCAACACCCACGCCAAAGTCATTCAGCTCTGGTCTGAATGAATGGCCTCCCGAGTTCTGAGGAAGCCATTCAGATGAGGGAAGACAGAAGGTCAAGGCCGCTCCAATCTCAGGAACAACACTAACCTtgcctgggggggtggggggtgggggccaggggcgATGAGTAGGGCACACCGAGGTGGCACACAACAGTGTCGTACCTACatgatgtgttttgtttttggaaaTCTGTAGTCAAGCGTGCATTTTAATGCATAAAAATTTAGTTTTGAATACAGAAATATTAGAAAACTGTATTATTtaaagcaaaccaaaaccacGAAGTCACGAATTATATTGCCTAggacaaggctgctgctgctgctaagtcgcttcagtcgtgtccgaccctgtacgaccccatagacagcagcccaccaggctcccccgtccctgggattctccaggcaagaacactggattgggttgccatttccttctccaatgcatgaaagggaaaactgaaagtgaagtcgctcagtcgtgtctgactcttagcgaccccatggactgcagcctaccaggctcctccgtccatgggattttccaggcaagagtactggagtggggtgctactgcCTTCTCTAAAGTGAGTATTTAAGGGAAATGAAGTGCTGATCAGCTGAAGAGAAGAATGGCATAAAGAAACTGGCCATTCAAAGGGTTAAGAAAAGATCATTCATTCTGACTCAGCTTTTTTTGAAAGGTGGTGGGAGTCTTGGCGATAATATAAAATTGTTTGCTTTATAGCTTATAAAGTTTATTAGTATTACTACAAGTTGTACAAATTGGATTATAAATATATTGGTGCATATGTATAATTTACTATACGAGGAGgaacatattggagaaggaaatggcaacccactccagtattcttgcctggagaatcccatggacggaggagtttggcaggctacagtccgtacggtcacaaagagttggacaccactgaagtgacttagcacgcacgagAAGAACACATAAATGACAGCCCCAAATGTTTCAACAGCTTGGCCTCCttacctttttgtttgttttttaattgttaggGTTGCCTTAGAAATTTATATGTTTGCTTTGTAGACGTAAAGAGAAGACCTCACCTTGTACTCTTCCATATTCATGTCatcaggaccaatctccttcagTTTTGCTTGAGCCACCTTCATAATACTGATCGATCTGTGGACAAAGTTAAGAAAGCAATGACCATTTCCCCTCCAGAGGACTAAGTCAACATAGAAGGAAGGGTGGTTCACCGAAGTACTCCCTTCTCACCTTTCATCATAGCTAAGGTTTTTATCGGCAAATTGTTCCAGAAGGGTCCGCTCTACTACCCTTTTAGGCGCTTCATTTTGGAAGAAGTAGATGAGCACGTGCTGAAGACGAGGATCACTGTGAGAGGTGGGGGTCTCCTTGGCGAGCTGATAGAGCCTGGAGTACTCTTCATGGAATGCCTATTGAAGACAGAACTGGTAGTCAGAAAAGGGGGCATGGTGGGCTTATACACACAGAAACCGCTGCCTAAGGGGGTTTTCATCACTCTAAGAAGACTTCTAAGAAGTTCTTATTGAGGAATGACAGAGGCAACTGGAGCCTATAATCTCTTTGCctttcaaaaaagaacaaaactcctCTAGCACCAGAGACATCCTGTACTCACAAGAAAATCATTTTCCTCATACAGtgctcagaaaaacaaaagttttaattGTTTCAGGCGTTTATCTTTGAGTACCAAggacctgaaatttaaaaagccaaatgtatttcttttcttaaattttattcaaaCACCTTAAAAAGCATGGCCTACTTTCTTATATCACAGCCTCCAAATTACAAAGGCAAGGTCTCACTCACAGCTTTATTAATAGGCACCTCCTAAGAACCAGGAGGTTACTCCAGGCCAGGTGTGACCTGAGCACCGAGGCTGTGTTACTGCCACGAGAGGAGGAGCCATCAGTGCCGTGGAATGGCTGGGCTGTTGGCCGGGCAGCAAAGGGAGTTTTACGTTTTACTTCaatgaaagacatttttttaGCATCTGATATAATCACTGCCCCATGATTATGATCCCTGTGGTATAAGGATTAGAATTTAATCCTAattaaatgagaatttaaaagaCAAGACAAAACAGAGATACCTTAATAAGCCCTGCTTCAGACCCATCTCGGTCAAAGGTCTGACGGGCTTTAGCTATGGCCAGGATGACCCCTTGCATGGCAGGGCTCAGCATCACCTACCACAAGAGGACACaaaacacagagagaaagcagagaagaagggTTCAGAAGAAGACTGTGAAAGAAAGGTGAACAGACCGCCGCAAGGAAGTGGGGCGGCGTGCTCCCCAGCCAGCGGCCACTGCAGGGGCAGGCTCACACACCCCGCTCCACACTAGCGGCCCCTGGCCCTCTGCACGACCACAGACCTTGCCCATGACCAGCTATTCCTACAGACGCTCTCTAATTTAGCAGATGAATAAAGAGGTATGTCTAAAAATACCTACGATGTGGCACTGCTATACAATCAAGGTAAGTTACAGCTCTCAGAGGGGAAAGGTCTGAGGTGAGAATTCCACCTGAGTTCCGAGGTTTGGGTGTCCATCCTAAATACATCGGTCTTTCAGAGCTTTTATCTGGGTGAACAGCACATTTCAAACAGTCTGAAACTAGCAGGTGCACAAATAGGACTTTATAATGTGAAAACCttgcaatgattaaaaaaaaaaccatcccACAGAAACCTGAGGACAGGATTCAGGACTGTTAGTGTGTGGTGACTGCTGCAAAGAAGGCAGACAGCGAACAGCCTGGAAATCTGCAGCTCCTCCCCGGAGCTTCCGAGTTAAAACCAGGTCAACTCACATTTGACCTGCTCACTAGACAACTGAAATTTTCATATTTGGAGGAAATGCAATAGGCTAATATTACCAAAGACTCCTAATTTAAAAGGCAATTTTGTGTTCAGGATATGACGCATGGAACTAAATTCTAcctttctgagccacctggactCCACAGTGGCCTTGTAAGGACAGGTCTGAGTAGAGACCTGCTGGCAGCAGTGTGACTAAGGCCCTCTTGCCCACCACCTGTGTCTAGGAGAAAACACTGTTGCCAAACACCTTACACagctatgcttagtcacttgaGAAGGAAATACAAGACTGACAACAGACAGCTAGACCCTGACTCATCTCTGTACCTCCTCATCATATCCATCTGCATCAGATCTAACCAGAATCCTTCCCACACTGGGAATCTCGACTTCAGAGACCTCAGCATTAGGCTGGGCAGCAGACTCTGCGTCACGAGCCTGTGGGGGCTGCTCTGACTGCTCTGCAAGGTTTGTTTCCGGGGGCATGGGCTTCTTGGGTTCAGCTTCCTTAAGCTGTGGCAGCAGAATGGAGagaaagagtaagaaaaaaacagaaataaagagggaTTGGTtaaatgcagcagacacagaataacagaaaagtgagaaaactGTGGCAATTATTGCCGAAAGCCCACCCCTCCAGATTCTGGGCTTCCCGGCCTCTCACCTCACTCAGTGCAGCTTCTACGCCACTGTTCTCATAGGCATGTGCTGTGTTTGCAATCGCCTGGGCAGTCTGCTCCTTCACGATCACAGCGTGCTCAGAGGACAGGCACCGAGCCCCATGGGAAGAGGCTACTGAAGATTCTGAGAAAGAACAGCAGGTACGAATCAGCATCTGGTAATAAAACCACTAGAACACTCTACAAGGCAAGCAGGACTGGATACAAAGTTTAATGTGCACACCTTCTAACTCACCTTTtgaaaaaattatgtaaatttcCCCTAGAAACAAGTAGCTAAAAGAAACAGCTACTTCAGCAAGGAGTCACTGATGACTCTGTAAAGTTTAATGTGCTCCCAATATTATCATATTTCTTCATGGCAAAAAGGCTTCCTATAAATAACTATCCGTTAGGAAGATCACTTTACAGAATAGTTTTCATAAAATCTACCTATTAATCTTACCATAGTTTCTCCTGCAACCTGGGAAACGAGCAAGCACTAAACAGAGTGAAAGTCCAGGTAGCTAGCTGCTAATCCTTCTGCTATTACTTCTGCTCAGCAGAACTGACTGTCTAGAGCCACAAGCTAGGCTGTCAGGCTGTGCAACACCAACTCTGATCACACTGTGCAGAGCATGGCATGGCTCACTCAAAGGATGCGCACGGGGCTGGCTACGGGAGTGCAGCGTGAACTCCCCCAAGTCACTGGCATAAACAGCCTGCTCAGATACCTTGAGATGGAGAGAAGTCCTGTGATGCTGAGCTGGTGGAAGATGCCATCTGAGGAATTTTACAAGACTGCTCTTCTTCCCATTCCTCCACTTCCTGCTCAAACCTCCAGTTATCTTCCTGAATGTAATGCTTAAGTTCAACAGACAGGGCTTCTACTTCTCCTGACATCTGATCTAATTCATTTGGGGCCGCCTCTGAGGAAGAACAAAGACACAGTTAAAACAGAGTCCCACCAAGCAAAACGTCTCAAGGAAACCAAAGCTCcgttccagaaaaaaagaaagtaagacactttgtcttttttcttacttttaatgaaaaatacGCACATAACCCATCCATTGTCCGAAGTGCTGACAGTATCAGGCCAATAGTCATGGTACCCTAGTAACAGTGGCTGGCATATTGGAAGGGAGGGACactgaatatttgttaaatgaatcaaTCAATGGTAACAAGTGAGGATTTGGAATAGAGGCCAATCACAGACAAAGCAGCAAGAACAAACATTTCTTGGGAATTCAGAAAATCATTAGATTCAATGGAAATTTCAAGATAAACAGTTTTATCAGTGTAAACAGTGCCCCTATTACTGTTAAGAATATCCatctccaggacttccctggtggtgcagtggttgggactctgagcttccactgtaggggacatgggtttgatccgtggtgagggaaataagatctcacatgcaatacagtgtggtcaaaaaataataataataaactgaatTAAATAACAAAGTATATCCATCTCAAGATGGttgaaaatgaaaaccaagacGTTTATATTGCCTTAAAGTTCACATAATCAAGTGCTACCACAAAGCAAAGGGATACAAAGGTTAGATCAATAGGTCAATAATACCTGGGGTTCACTAAAGGCTATGATGAAAAATGACAAGGCTATCAATGACATATTCAATCTCATTTCCAACCCTACAACCGAAACAAATCATAAAAACCTACAGAAGAGTAGCACATCCACATACTGGTTGCTGTTAACTAGACTTTCAGTAAATGACAGCTCCCACTTTTTGTCTATTTCTATAGATGAGCTGTACCCGTTATAACAAGGCCCCTATATACCACCCACAGCCAGCACAATCGTTTGTACAGAAACTCCCACGAGCAGCTGTTTCTGCCCTCACACTGCAAACACGTAATTAGGACGATCAGTTACTGTGAAGTGAGCGGTCTCTCCATCCCCTACCCACCAAGCCCAAGAAAAAGATCACTTGCTGCCCAGACAAAATGCCTTGTATGCTTCCTTACTTATGCAGCACAGTGAAGTTTGAATATTAAAAGAAGACGCCTTGTATGATCTCAGatgtgaaagaagaaagaaagagtaatATACatggaaaacagcacagaatctgGAACCAGAATATTTACTGGCTGTACGACAAGTACAGAACCTCAGCTGGAAAATGTGGGGGATAAGAATTTCTGCTCTGCCTCCTCCGTGTTAAGAGTTAATaagttattagagaaataaagCTTGAAAGCATGCAGTGAGGAGGAAAGTACCAGCATAAATGATAATTATGATTACTGTTAGTATTAGTAGCAGTATTAGGAGAAGTCTGAAAGCGCTGAGGCAAATCCACTTGTAAAATCTAGCTATTCTCCAAAAGGtgcaaaaaatacacacacaagaatgtcactaaaaaagggaaaaactagAGGCAGCTTAAAAGTCTATCAACAGGAGGCTggtttaattaattatatatatatatatatcttccatGCAATGGAAATTATTTTATAGTTGTTAATTGGAATAACTTGgttctatttataaaaatagagattactaagaaaaacagtgaaaaagatgccaaacagaatggaaaaatatCCCATTTGGTGGGAAAAAATGGGGTGTACATGAGATATCAATAAATAAAACCTAGCATCTGCACAGAACATTTCTAGAAGACTACCTTAGGAGCCTAAGAACAGATATTTGCTGGGCTCAAGGAAGTAGGAAAGcaaacttatttttcctttttcttctcttttatacgATTTGTATTTCTTAAACACATCATTACTTTCTAATAAATccgagttgtttttttttttttaaactacaagaCTGTTCCCTTCCCTGAGAAGTACAAAATCTCCCCTAGCCTGGCCTCTGCTTATAGTATTTTTACCTGCATTGAAGTGGGGCAGCTTGTCGTTAATATACATCAGGCAGTAAGCACTAACATTTCTCTGGCCCCCATAGGAATCTCTTTCAAGTTCTTCCCAGGAAGACTCAGTAACAGAGATGTCGTTGTACTTGAGCCAGACTTGTCGCGGCTGATTATAGACGTAGGCCCAGTAGTGCCCCGCGTTTGCCTGTCCTTCGTGAACGAGGACTGCGTGCAAGCGATAAGGCACCTGCAAGTCAGAAAGCATTCCCCGTGTTAGGTTAAAGCAAAGTCATCCGACAGGGGTTTACGTCACGAAAATTCCAAAGTGTACCCAACCATAAGACCTAAGAAAACTGCCCATTTACACGTGTGTTTGATGTAGGGTTCACATCAACAAAACATCTTGTTGATTCAAGATGAACtaaaaaaaacacagtaaatttttttaaagaatagaaaatagaaaatggtcAACACCCAAGATTCACGTGGTGCATAACTATGGTTTCCTGTGACCCTCCTCCTGGGAGAACCTGAGGGTTCTCCTCCCACAGTCCCTCGTTTACACAGAAGCCCGTGGAGGGCAGTCCCCTAACTGCAGCCTCTTTCCCGTCTATGCCCAGAATGTTAttctaaataaaaacatatgtggAAAGTAAGAATTTCTAGCATGCCTACCTATCTTTTGGAATTAAGAGAGACATAAAGGTTAAAAATCATACTGCTAAATGAAGGATCATGAAGGATCATGGTACTTTACAAAGGATGGGGAACCAGTCCCTGGTCAGGTTTCCTCCACTGTACTGCTTAATTACCATTTTATgagaaattttattaatatttaacaacAAATCTTTCCAATACATGGAAAAAATACCATGTGGCAAACTCAAGACAACTACATTTTACATCCTGTTGGTGGTAGAAGGAAGATACACTGCTTTTTTTTAGCCTAAAATATAGAATAACAcatatttctttccaaaattaatttttatatcttagGGAAGTTTCCATTCAGtttcaaagaaaaccatcaacttCTCTGTCTGTATCCCATTAGCACCATTAGAACATGCCTTGACTACTTCCCATCAATTTTCATTCTACCTGACGGAGGAGAGGATCACAGTACATCTGCTCAATAGTCTGGGTAGTGcttgcaatactgttctttaagtctgttaaaaaagaaaactcagttaTAATGATTTCATCCCACGTCACACATGCAGCTTTAGCTCTGCAAAGACTACAGCTTCTCTGTACCTGAGGTTTTCACCCTTTCAGCTTCTATGAACCATAAGGAAGCATGCAGTTTTAAAGCAGCTAGTCCTTTAGGTTACAAAGGCTTATAGTTTAATATAACTACATTAAGATTTCTAAAAAAAACTAGAGAGGAATCTAGATTTgtatcatttacttatttattgctcctagataaaaggagaaagaaggggaggaCGAGAAACAAGACAAGACCAAAGGATTTTAGGAACAAAATACTGAATAATGTGATTTTACACTGCATGCATTAATCAAATATTCTTTGCCTCCTTAACTGTCAATAAAGCATACTGTatgtagaaaaaatttttaaagtggaaattCAGGAAACTGCAATTCTAAGTTTGGGTCAACTGAAGTCAGAGTTCAGATAAACTATGGGAAAAGAAATCCAGCAGACGCAGAAAATTCTCTAAGGTGAGTGGCATTGTGTGTCCAAGATACCCAGGAATTTCCAGAAAATTTGAGGAAGGAATCTAGGGAAGAACTTTTCATGGTTATATTACTAACGCAAAGTGTCTGACACTCATTGTAATTACACATTACAAAGTGTAATCTCACAGGGAACAAAAAGTACCAAAGAGGTCAAATTCCTCAATTCAACAGAATCCATGGCCATGACAGGATGTGTCTCCAGATGCCTAATTTCCATGTATTCACACAAACAGAAAAGGCAAAGAGTAACCCTCTGACAAGCAGAAAGAGCCAACCTTGTATATCCTGTTCAATCTCGTTCCTCCACCTCTGCAGGCAGGTCTTAACAAAGTTTATCTCCTCATCTGTGACTGTTCGAGGAGCTGGGTGTGCGGGCATTTCCACGGAAGAACGGGGAGGTTTAAGTGGCTGCTCTGCCATCCTAGACTTGCGTACAGAATCTTCAGAGGAAGAAAAGGTTCCTTCAGCTTCCTGAGACGTGCTCTCTTCACTTGTACtgaaggaagattaaaaaaaaaaaaatgctcagatGATAATTTCCGAACtacgcatgtgtgctcagtcgctaaatcatgtccgactctttgggacctcatggactatagctctggaggagggcatggcaacccactccagtattcctgcctggagcatcccatggacagaggagcctggtgggctacagtctatatggTCACGAAGAATTGGTCGGATataactgaggcgacttagcatacatgcatggactgtagcctgcctggctcctctgttcatggggtttcccaggcaagaatacaggagcaggttgccattttctcctccatttcCAAAATACATCTTTGCCTAAATTAATGCACTCTGTAAAGCAAGCTGCTCTGTGGGAAAGCACAGCTACAATTTAGTGAGTGTTTACTCTATAAAGTTACTGAGCCAAACCTTTCCTTTACaggcatcagcagcagcagcagcagctgatgagGAAGGTACTATCACCATTCCTATTTTACCAACTTTCAAACCTAAGATTCAGAGAAATAAAGCAGTGTTCCCAAGTTCACCCagctagtaaaggacagggagggaTTACACTCACATCCGCCTGAATTTACAAGTCTATGGTACCTGCTCTGTAACCACTTGTAACAATGAACCTTCTTCTCAAGAAGAAAGGATGAGAAGGAACATGGAAAAGAGGAGATGGGGAGTGGAGTAGTTAAGGGATCAACTATTGTGTTTCCAAGATGTAACTGACCAAAGTGAGATGGACAGGTGGATCCAGgaacaaaatacacagaagaaaaatagcATCAGCTGTATACCCAGCACGCAGGAACGCAAACTAGGTGGCGCTCTGGGAAGGCACAGGGTGCAGAACTTACAGGCAGACAACTCCAGCTCCACCGCATCTCAGCTAAACACCCAAGGAGACGGTAGCAGCCTTGGGTAAGGAATCTAACACCTCAGCTGAAAGAGGTGGATGTCAACCACTTTACATCATTGTTATAAACTGagaataatgtatgtaaagtaaCTGTTAATTTATCTACTAATTAACTACCGCCAAAAAAACTGTACACAGACAAATCAGCAGGAATACAAACAAATCTAATGGTTCTTAGGTTTCTGTTTCACACCAAAACTGAAGAACATAAATTTCCCAGCTCTGACTTAAACTCTcactccccttcctccctgcctctctcccatATACAAAATAACAGAGCAAACCTCTTTTCCCTGAGGACCTATAAATATGGGAAAACAAAGCCAATGTAAGCAAAAGAGGAAATGTCTCAATCTCAAAAAagattacacacatacacacacagataactTTAAAATCTAATATCAGTCAGTATCGTTTCATATTATTAAACAGAtaaaaccactttttaaaaattaaaatcatttatattttacaaaggaCATGAAAACAGTCTACAAAAatccaaacacacacataagtaGAGTACAAAAGTAAAGGAACCCTCCCTCCACCCCGTGCCTAGCGCCATCTCCTAGAGATAACTGCTATTACCATTTGGTATGTTCTATCCAAACAGGCACTCTGCACAcacgtgaatgaatgaatagtaacacgtgtgtgtgtgggaggggcgGCAAAGGAATGATtgggtttcttttaaaaacataaaaaagtctAAACTCTTCTATAGGCTCTAGTGTTTTTGCTAGCCAGGACACACAGATCACATTTGATCCGAGCTGGCCCCACTGGCTCCTCCAGACCACAAAGGCTGCGGCACAGCTGAGCCAGAAGAGAACCAAGGCTCGCGTGCCATGGCCTCTCTGTCTCTTCGCTGGATAAGCCGCTGGAGGTTGTCCTCTTCAATTTCTAGCCAGTTCTTTCTCTTATTCTAATTTTCTACTTGTAAGTAAGTTTCCCTTTGCTTGGTGTTTACTTAGACGTGCAGACTCCTTCATAGCAGACGAGTGAATGCCATGTTTTAGAAAATCAGTGGCTGACTTTTCCTCTGGGCAAGGCCTTTCATGGCAGTTAGCTTATAGCAAACTCCGAGCCAGGTGGGCCTGGCAGAGAATGAACACTGTTCCAGACAGTTCAAGACGTCTCTGTAATAATCCCAACTATCCCTTGGGTGAGACGAATACATGAGTGGGAATAATTACGAACAACTCACTCAAGTGGCAAAACCCTTCCCTGAAAGACAAAGAGCTCGTGGCCCGTGAGCTCTCACGGGGCGAGTGTTTGTCGGGTGGAGACATGGCACACAGCTCAGAGTAAGCCAAAATCACcaatatatactattttaaaacttgtttctGTTACCTTTCCTTGGATGTCAGGTCAGAAGTCAGGCAGTGTGCTGAAGAAAGTGGTTCTGTCATGCACGCATCACTTTGAGATGCAGAGCTCTCTGAGGCAGGTTTTGTACTAGCAAATTCAATCACGTATTTCAACATGTCCGGAAGCGGGAACCGGGCTGGGCCCGAGCCATACTTCACATACCTACGAGGCAGAGAAAATGGTACTCTAGTGCCAAAGCATCTTGTTCTTTCAGGCTCGCTACATTATTATATGGAGAGTCAACGGAAAGGCTTATCCCTAAAGGCTAtacaatatttaatatattaatctaTAGAGCAAAAGTTTTCTAACTACGAAAGTGAAAACTGACAACGTTCTGAATCTTTACACTTGACAGAAAGCATTTCAGGTGGGCTCCTATTCAAAGTCACACCAATGGTGCTTTCTCTTAATTCAAATCACATTTAGGCTCTACTCATCAAAGtaaactctattttttaaaggaagagagaTATATTATCATTACTCAAATCTGAAAATAATGCTGTTGAACTAtcaggttggtgcaaaagtaattgcagttttgagttgccgaaatttgccatttgatgttggaatatattcttaaataaacgtggttatgttatacattgtaatgtgcatttcttgctttatgtttttttgctaatggCTTAttacttgttgtttattttatatgtgttttaaactatggaaatgatgttagtcagaaagcaaattcaagcgattttcttattcgagttcaaaatgggtcatagagCAGctgagacaactcacaacatcaacaatgcatttggcccaggaatttCTAACGAATGTACA
Above is a genomic segment from Bos javanicus breed banteng chromosome 15, ARS-OSU_banteng_1.0, whole genome shotgun sequence containing:
- the USP28 gene encoding ubiquitin carboxyl-terminal hydrolase 28 isoform X4; amino-acid sequence: MTAELQQDDAAGATDRHGSSCQMLLNQLREITGIQDPSFLHEALKASNGDITQAVSLLTDERVKEPSQETAAEPSEEEGSAASKEELAKVIDLTHDSKDDLQAAIALSLLESPKIQADGRDLNRMHEATSAETKRSKRKRCEVWGENPNPNDWRRVDGWPVGLKNVGNTCWFSAVIQSLFQLPEFRRLVLSYSLPQNVLENCPSHTEKRNVVFMQELQYLFALMMGSNRKFVDPSAALDLLKGAFRSPEEQQQDVSEFTHKLLDWLEDAFQLAVNVNNPRNKSENPMVQLFYGTFLTEGIREGKPFCNNETFGQYPLQVNGYRNLDECLEGAMVEGDIELLPSDHSVKYGQERWFTKLPPVLTFELSRFEFNQSLGQPEKIHNKLEFPQIIYMDRYMYRSKELVRSKRDCIRKLKEEIKILQQKLERYVKYGSGPARFPLPDMLKYVIEFASTKPASESSASQSDACMTEPLSSAHCLTSDLTSKESTSEESTSQEAEGTFSSSEDSVRKSRMAEQPLKPPRSSVEMPAHPAPRTVTDEEINFVKTCLQRWRNEIEQDIQDLKNSIASTTQTIEQMYCDPLLRQVPYRLHAVLVHEGQANAGHYWAYVYNQPRQVWLKYNDISVTESSWEELERDSYGGQRNVSAYCLMYINDKLPHFNAEAAPNELDQMSGEVEALSVELKHYIQEDNWRFEQEVEEWEEEQSCKIPQMASSTSSASQDFSPSQESSVASSHGARCLSSEHAVIVKEQTAQAIANTAHAYENSGVEAALSELKEAEPKKPMPPETNLAEQSEQPPQARDAESAAQPNAEVMLSPAMQGVILAIAKARQTFDRDGSEAGLIKAFHEEYSRLYQLAKETPTSHSDPRLQHVLIYFFQNEAPKRVVERTLLEQFADKNLSYDERSISIMKVAQAKLKEIGPDDMNMEEYKKWHEDYSLFRKVSVYLLTGLELYQKGKYQEALSYLVYAYQSNATLLMKGPQRGVKESVIALYRRKCLLELNAKAASLFETNDEHSVTEGINVMNELIIPCIHLIINNDISKDDLDAIEVMRNHWCSYLGQDIAENLQLCLGEFLPRLLDPSAEIIVLKEPPTIRPNSPYDLCSRFAAVMESIQGVSAVTVK
- the USP28 gene encoding ubiquitin carboxyl-terminal hydrolase 28 isoform X12, whose product is MTAELQQDDAAGATDRHGSSCQMLLNQLREITGIQDPSFLHEALKASNGDITQAVSLLTDERVKEPSQETAAEPSEEEGSAASKEELAKVIDLTHDSKDDLQAAIALSLLESPKIQADGRDLNSLCFNCLNSEDLSSAIVYHRTYLKIVQVTRYMYRSKELVRSKRDCIRKLKEEIKILQQKLERYVKYGSGPARFPLPDMLKYVIEFASTKPASESSASQSDACMTEPLSSAHCLTSDLTSKESTSEESTSQEAEGTFSSSEDSVRKSRMAEQPLKPPRSSVEMPAHPAPRTVTDEEINFVKTCLQRWRNEIEQDIQDLKNSIASTTQTIEQMYCDPLLRQVPYRLHAVLVHEGQANAGHYWAYVYNQPRQVWLKYNDISVTESSWEELERDSYGGQRNVSAYCLMYINDKLPHFNAEAAPNELDQMSGEVEALSVELKHYIQEDNWRFEQEVEEWEEEQSCKIPQMASSTSSASQDFSPSQESSVASSHGARCLSSEHAVIVKEQTAQAIANTAHAYENSGVEAALSELKEAEPKKPMPPETNLAEQSEQPPQARDAESAAQPNAEVSEVEIPSVGRILVRSDADGYDEEVMLSPAMQGVILAIAKARQTFDRDGSEAGLIKAFHEEYSRLYQLAKETPTSHSDPRLQHVLIYFFQNEAPKRVVERTLLEQFADKNLSYDERSISIMKVAQAKLKEIGPDDMNMEEYKKWHEDYSLFRKVSVYLLTGLELYQKGKYQEALSYLVYAYQSNATLLMKGPQRGVKESVIALYRRKCLLELNAKAASLFETNDEHSVTEGINVMNELIIPCIHLIINNDISKDDLDAIEVMRNHWCSYLGQDIAENLQLCLGEFLPRLLDPSAEIIVLKEPPTIRPNSPYDLCSRFAAVMESIQGVSAVTVK